Proteins encoded by one window of Channa argus isolate prfri chromosome 1, Channa argus male v1.0, whole genome shotgun sequence:
- the LOC137128521 gene encoding 1-acylglycerol-3-phosphate O-acyltransferase ABHD5-like: MLATQSPNNMRRMAEEIQPGKEQSSWISSWLPSWCPTSPSRLKDAEEKMLKSVNRPFSRQHVRISNGNYLWTLAFSNQLQASSSFSQPATQTRPPLVLLHGFGGGVALWAQNLDTLSSSGPVYAVDLLGFGRSSHPQFSADAEEAEDQFLEALEEWRKKVGLEEMVLLGHNLGGYLSAAYALKYPHRVKHLLLVEPWGFPARPENSNQSSIPMWIRTMGAVMTPFNPLAGLRLAGPLGPLLVQTIRSDFKQKYSSVFDDNTVSDYIYHLNAQTPSGETAFKNMTIPYGWAKRPMVERIRQVEADIPISFIYGSRSSIDSDSGYSLKKDRPDVKITVIRGAGHYVFADQPDDFNQTVLQILA, translated from the exons ATGTTGGCGACACAATCACCAAACAACATGCGAAGGATGGCGGAGGAGATTCAGCCTGGTAAGGAGCAGAG CTCCTGGATATCAAGCTGGCTTCCCTCTTGGTGCCCTACGTCTCCCTCTCGGCTGAAAGATGCAGAAGAAAAGATGCTCAAGA GTGTGAACCGGCCTTTCTCCAGGCAGCATGTTCGGATTTCTAACGGCAACTACCTGTGGACCTTGGCATTTTCTAATCAACTACAGGCCTCCTCATCTTTCTCCCAGCCTGCTACCCAGACCAGGCCTCCTCTGGTTCTGCTGCATGGTTTTGGGGGTGGAGTTGCTCTCTGGGCCCAAAACCTGGACACTCTCTCCAGCAGTGGGCCAGTCTATGCTGTAGACCTTCTGGGCTTCGGCAGGAGCAGCCATCCCCAGTTCAGCGCTGATGCAGAGGAGGCTGAGGACCAATTCTTGGAAGCACTGGAGGAATGGAGGAAGAAGGTGGGACTGGAGGAAATGGTGCTACTTGGACATAACCTTGGAGGATACCTGTCTGCTGCCTACGCTCTCAAATACCCACACAG gGTAAAACATCTGCTTCTGGTAGAGCCCTGGGGATTCCCAGCCCGTCCAGAGAACTCAAACCAGAGCTCCATCCCAATGTGGATCAGAACCATGGGGGCTGTCATGACCCCTTTCAATCCTCTAGCTGGACTTAGACTTGCTGGGCCTCTAG GCCCATTGCTGGTCCAAACCATTAGGTCAGATTTTAAGCAGAAATACTCCTCTGTGTTTGACGACAACACTGTTTCTGACTACATCTACCATCTGAATGCCCAGACCCCAAG tggAGAAACAGCCTTTAAAAACATGACCATTCCCTACGGCTGGGCTAAGAGGCCTATGGTGGAGAGGATCAGACAGGTCGAAGCTGACATTCCCATTTCCTTCATCTATGGCTCACGCTCCAGTATCGACAGTGACTCTGgctattcattaaaaaaagacagacccGATGTGAAAATCACA GTGATCAGAGGAGCAGGCCATTATGTTTTTGCTGACCAGCCAGACGACTTTAACCAAACTGTCCTTCAGATCCTCGCCTAA